In the Trichoderma atroviride chromosome 4, complete sequence genome, GACTTTCTTCCTGTCATTCTGTCAGGGCACAGCTCGTATAGCTCGGTGGCGGATAAAGTTTTGTTTTGTGCAGCAATTCTTGGATTCTCAAACGCAACGTTAATCAAGTCAATGGCTTGCCCGGCGGGTATTATGTCGCTAGCAAGTCGAGCGAGAACCGTGCAATCTAGACCTCCTGAAAATAGTACCGCAACCCGCGCGTCCGAAGATGCTGCCTTTGGAGGCATTGGGACGTGCAGAACTCGTAGTTGAAGCGACTCCGTCAAATGGTCTCGCAATTGCTCTACAGAGAGAGACTGGCTACTTAATGGAGTAGTCGCAGCCGTAGGAATAGAAGTGTTGAACACACCAATACTTGACACCTACAAACGTAAGTAGCACAGATTTTGGTTAATATCTTACACTCTGCAGTAATCAAGTATTCTGCGAGAGCACTTCTAAATCACTTACCAATGCTTCAATCTGATCCCAGTCATGTCTCACAGGCATCAAGTCTTTCGGCGAGCTGGTTTCATTCAGCTGAATAGTATAGCAACCATCTGCCTCGACCTCGGCCCATCCCACGGCGGGTGCTTCTGCGatgctggagagaagaaactcttctcctctcttcagcagcagggaCCGGCGACCAAGGCGATCGCGGCCATAGTACAGCCGTTTGGCTTTCTTATCCAGGAAAATGAAGGCAAATGGACCCTCAATGGATCGTAGCGCGTCAAGGACACTGTCTCTGTCGCctgagctgttgctgctcgcGGCGATCAACATGGACAAGATGGCCTCGCCGTCGTTGCCCTCGACAGGCTTGCCACCAAGCTTCCAGGCTTCGCCATTCCAGCAAAGAACGGATCCAGAGTCCTCGTCGACCAGCGGCTGCCTCGCAACGTGGTCTCCGCGCAGGGATAGAACCGTGGAGGTCAGAGTCAAATAGAGGGAGCTCGCATCTTGGAGCTGCGTCTTGACAGCCCCGAGATGGTCGGGGCCACGGTTCCGAAGCCTTTGCTCGAGTCCTGGGGATAGCGTGTGGTAGCCTGCGTCTGCTGATATGGCAGCATGGATGCCGCACATTGTAGGCCGTGGAAGAAAATGAGCGGCCACGCGATATCTTGCATTGACCAGGATCACGTTGACGGCTCTGATAAAATTCAGGGCAGAGCGCTAAAGCCGTGCGCCACACGTGCTATGCTACAGGAGCAGCGCCACGCAGACACTAGAAGTTCACCAGGTTATCTTAGGTAGGTACCGATATTCTACCGAATAATTGATACTGAAGCAATTCATTCCCAGGTCAAGCAACGTTGATGTACTAATATTTACAGCTGATGTACAGAAGTGCTTTTAATGAACCAAAATTTTTCTCGTACAAGAAAGTAATTTGTCTGCATTTTTTGTATGTGCAATTGTATTTGGCGTTATGGCCTTCATTCATTTCAAATAGATATAGTTGTCCATACGGTTGCTAACCTACACCTATACTCaaagctataaaattaaaagcaaTTATGCGTCATATCTCAAGTTTATAGTTTTGAGaggctcttgttcttttcaaGATATTTCTTCGCCTAAAATGAATAGTTTCGTGTCAGTAAGGATTCAGCGGCAGGATAAAATCGAATGGGCAAGTATATAGGACAGACGTACCTCAGCAAGGGCATCATACTCGACATTCCACTTCCAGAATTCCAAGCTGCTAAACTCTGCACTTCCATCCGGTACAACCCCGTCAAGCACGCTGTCTGCATGGGAAACACCAATGGCATGCTCGGTTCTTCCAGACAGATGCTTAGTATTCCACCGCGAGAACTCCTTGACTCTTTCTGCTCGGGGCTTGCAAATCGCCTGCCAGACATTCACCACCTCGGGCACCGAGGCTTCCGCGGATTTAGAAGACAAGAGGAGTTGCAGAACGCCAATATCCTCGATAATGGTCGAGTACCCCTGAGCGGCGTTGGGATGCATTGCGTGAGCGGCATCGCCCAGCAGCACGACTCGGCCAGCCTTGCTCGACCAGCGAGGAAGATTCGGCACCTCGGCGACTCTCCAGCGATCACAGGCGTCGGCCAGTTTCAGGGCCTTGATCATGTCGCTGCATgacgaggaaaagaagcgacGCACATGCTCGATGTCGCCGTTCTCGTCCCAGAGGCCCTTTTGGTCTGTCTCTCCCTGGATGGCAAATAAGAGTCCCACGCGATTGAATTTTTCGCTGTACCTAGTCACGACGAAGCCGCCTTCGCCCTTCCAGGTGTTGATGTTTGTGTTTTCCGTCAGCTTCGTTGAGCCGGGGTCGCTGGCCAAATCGGTTGCCGCCACGCTGAAGCCATAGAAGGTCGTGTGGTCGACGATGGGCTCCCATTGCTCAGGGGAACCAAGATCTGATAATACGCTTCGACGCGTATGTGACTTGATGCCGTCCGCAGCCACGATCAGATCGGCGGACAACTCCTCTCCGCCTTCCAGCGTCACAGAAGCACGCGTCGCGTCGTCGGAGACTCGAGTCACGGCTGCGCCGAAGCGAATGCGGGCTCCAGCATTGGCGGCATACTTGGAAAGGAACTTGACCATGGCCCGTCTGGTGGTGCCCCAGTCGGCATGTTGGGGGTCATCGACGACGGTGGTCCGAACCTCTCCGGTGTTGAGCTCGCGATAGCTCACGTACGGCGATCTATCACTGATTTGCTCCAAGGTCTGCTGAAGACCCCAGCTTTGGATGACCTTGCTTGCGCTCGGCcggatgctgatgccgcctCCTGTAGGGTTGAGCTTGGAGCTGCGCTCAAGGACTTGCACGTCGTGTCCGCTTTTAGCCAAG is a window encoding:
- a CDS encoding uncharacterized protein (EggNog:ENOG41~BUSCO:EOG092D3G7O); protein product: MCGIHAAISADAGYHTLSPGLEQRLRNRGPDHLGAVKTQLQDASSLYLTLTSTVLSLRGDHVARQPLVDEDSGSVLCWNGEAWKLGGKPVEGNDGEAILSMLIAASSNSSGDRDSVLDALRSIEGPFAFIFLDKKAKRLYYGRDRLGRRSLLLKRGEEFLLSSIAEAPAVGWAEVEADGCYTIQLNETSSPKDLMPVRHDWDQIEALVSSIGVFNTSIPTAATTPLSSQSLSVEQLRDHLTESLQLRVLHVPMPPKAASSDARVAVLFSGGLDCTVLARLASDIIPAGQAIDLINVAFENPRIAAQNKTLSATELYELCPDRMTGRKSFAELLAVCPDRPWRFVTVNVPYEETSAHRAELIDLIYPHNTEMDLSIACALYFAARGKGMGQLASDLEAGPYDTTARVLLSGLGADELFGGYVRHATAYTRSGYTGLIDELKLDVSRLGKRNLGRDDRVMSHWSREVRFPYLDESLVKWAIELPAWEKCDFDNQGPDCDYDPEKRVLRLLAGKLGMRSVAAEKKRAIQFGARTAKMESGKVKGTTLLHP
- a CDS encoding uncharacterized protein (EggNog:ENOG41); this translates as MKVIIIGAGLGGLTAAYALAKSGHDVQVLERSSKLNPTGGGISIRPSASKVIQSWGLQQTLEQISDRSPYVSYRELNTGEVRTTVVDDPQHADWGTTRRAMVKFLSKYAANAGARIRFGAAVTRVSDDATRASVTLEGGEELSADLIVAADGIKSHTRRSVLSDLGSPEQWEPIVDHTTFYGFSVAATDLASDPGSTKLTENTNINTWKGEGGFVVTRYSEKFNRVGLLFAIQGETDQKGLWDENGDIEHVRRFFSSSCSDMIKALKLADACDRWRVAEVPNLPRWSSKAGRVVLLGDAAHAMHPNAAQGYSTIIEDIGVLQLLLSSKSAEASVPEVVNVWQAICKPRAERVKEFSRWNTKHLSGRTEHAIGVSHADSVLDGVVPDGSAEFSSLEFWKWNVEYDALAEAKKYLEKNKSLSKL